Proteins encoded in a region of the Vicia villosa cultivar HV-30 ecotype Madison, WI linkage group LG5, Vvil1.0, whole genome shotgun sequence genome:
- the LOC131601886 gene encoding exosome complex component RRP41-like, whose product MAGKSGTPATYSPSPTTGKNKSTLFKQDWTRPDGRGFHQCRPAFFRTGAVNAASGSAYAEFGNTKVIVSVFGPRESKKAMLYSDSGRLNCNVSYTTFSTPVRGQGSDHKEYSSMLHKALEGAIILESFPKTTVDVFALVLESSGSDLPVVISVASLALADAGILMYDLVAAVSVSCIGKSLVIDPISEEENCQDGSLMITCMPSRYEITQLTVTGEWSTPKINEGMQLCLDACAKLAKIMRSCLKESASDAQDESS is encoded by the exons ATGGCCGGTAAAAGCGGAACTCCAGCGACCTACTCACCGTCACCAACCACCGGTAAAAACAAATCTACACTTTTCAAGCAAGATTGGACCCGACCCGACGGCCGTGGCTTCCACCAGTGTAGACCCGCAT TTTTCAGGACTGGTGCTGTGAATGCTGCATCAGGATCCGCGTATGCCGAATTCGGAAACACCAAAGTCATTGTTTCTGT atttGGGCCGAGAGAGAGCAAGAAAGCGATGTTGTATAGTGATTCGGGGCGTTTGAATTGTAATGTTAGCTATACAACATTTTCAACGCCGGTTCGTGGACAG GGTTCAGATCACAAAGAATATAGTTCTATGCTTCACAAAGCTTTGGAGGGTGCCATAATATTGGAGAGTTTCCCCAAGACTACAGTGGATGTTTTTGCATTGGTGCTGGAATCTAGTGGAA GTGATCTTCCAGTTGTCATATCAGTTGCTAGTCTTGCCTTAGCAGATGCTGGAATACTGATGTATGACCTTGTAGCCGCAGTTTCTGTG TCATGTATCGGTAAGAGCCTTGTCATTGATCCTATTTCGGAGGAGGAAAACTGCCAAGACGGAAGCTTAATGATTACTTGCATGCCTTCTCGCTATGAAATCACCCAACTGACAGTTACTGGAGAATGGTCCACCCCAAAGATTAATGAG GGGATGCAGCTGTGTTTGGATGCTTGTGCAAAGCTTGCAAAGATTATGAGGTCATGTTTGAAAGAATCCGCTTCTGATGCACAGGATGAAAGCTCTTAA